The Petrotoga sibirica DSM 13575 DNA window TAAAAATAGGGGACCATTTTTTTTTTTTAGATTTGGAGGTAATTTCATTAAATCAGCATCCCTTCTTTCTTATTTTTTTAGGAAAGAGAGTGCACCAGATTCTCGTGGACACTCTCTTAATTTACACTGGGTATTAAAAAATTTAATCTTAGAAAATTTTCAGCCATTCTTTTTGAATCGTCTCCAGCATAGTTTCGGCTGAATCAATTTCTTCTTCCAAATACAATACGAAATTCTCCAAAAAGCTCCTCATTAAGTCTTCGGATCTGGGGAGGCCTGTAAATTCATTAATGGCATAACTTTCTTGATAAATTTCATATGCATCTAAAAATAGCTTATCTTGGTCAGAATAGTCTGGCTCCGAAGCAGTATTCCCAGGGAAAGCATTTGCATAAACTGCCAGTTTGGCATTTACTTCTGGGCTCATTAAATATTCAATAAAACGCCAGGCTTCTTCTTTGTGCTTTGAATTAGAGGCAATACCAATTCCCCAATTTGCTACACATATTCCACTCTTTCCAGTATATCCGTCCATCTTGGGTATACTAGTTATTGCAACATCCATATTGGGGGCACCTTCTTTTATCAGCGTAAGATGAGCTAAAGAGGAAATCATAAATGCTAATCTGCCATTTACAAACTCTTCTACCATATCTGGTTCCCTCATTATATAAGCCCCAGGTGTAACTAGTCTCTCATCAAACAGCCATTTTATAAGTTCAGTAGTTTGTATTAACTTTTCATTACCAATTAGTTGAGGTTTTCCATTTTCCAACATATTTCCACCCGAAGCCCACAACCAACTCATAAATTGATTCTGAATCCCATTTGGTAAAGCGCTGGACAAAGGAAGTGCGTAAGCATAAATATTACTTGTAGGATCTGTAACTTTTTGAGCTAAACTTTTAAACTCGCTCCAGGTAGTAGGAAATTCTACGATACCCGCATTTTTTAATATATCTTTGTTAACATACATGGGATAGGCAAAATTTACAACCGCAATCATGTAGGTATTCCCTTCTACTTGGACTTGTAAAGACAACTGACTATCATCATAACCCGAAGAGACCATCAATTCACTCAGATTTGCAATTGCTCCCTGTTTAGCAAAATCATATACCCAAGAGCCGTCAAGACCTACAACATCTGGCATCATACCAGTAGCAGCCCCCGCAGCTATCTGTACTTTAGTGTCTGCATATGGGTTACTCAGCAATTCAATATTGATGCCTGTTTTTGCGGTAAACTCATCACAAATTTCACGCAATACTCCTTCAGGAAGTTCTGGTTCCCACCACTGTTGAAATTCCAAAGTTATTTCCTCACTTAAACTAATTACTGAAATCCCAAAAATTACAATGGACATCAACAATAATACTAGAAACCTTCTTTTACCCAACATAAATTTCACTC harbors:
- a CDS encoding ABC transporter substrate-binding protein — its product is MLGKRRFLVLLLMSIVIFGISVISLSEEITLEFQQWWEPELPEGVLREICDEFTAKTGINIELLSNPYADTKVQIAAGAATGMMPDVVGLDGSWVYDFAKQGAIANLSELMVSSGYDDSQLSLQVQVEGNTYMIAVVNFAYPMYVNKDILKNAGIVEFPTTWSEFKSLAQKVTDPTSNIYAYALPLSSALPNGIQNQFMSWLWASGGNMLENGKPQLIGNEKLIQTTELIKWLFDERLVTPGAYIMREPDMVEEFVNGRLAFMISSLAHLTLIKEGAPNMDVAITSIPKMDGYTGKSGICVANWGIGIASNSKHKEEAWRFIEYLMSPEVNAKLAVYANAFPGNTASEPDYSDQDKLFLDAYEIYQESYAINEFTGLPRSEDLMRSFLENFVLYLEEEIDSAETMLETIQKEWLKIF